One genomic window of Cellulophaga sp. Hel_I_12 includes the following:
- a CDS encoding aminotransferase class V-fold PLP-dependent enzyme has product MKEHLVTPNHTTELEAYFNAFKKNVIGDTTTFNSYYGVQQMRYADWIASGRLYAPIEKIICEKVGPMMANTHSFSSESGKATTYLYQEARQAIKKHVNASQDDVLVTTGTGMTGALNKLLRILKMAPAKTYALVEDKPVVFLTHMEHHSNQVCWFETGADVVLLPLCENGLVQPEILETEIKKYKNRKVLIGSFTACSNVTGIISPYHTLAKIMHDHGGYCFVDFAASAPYVGIDMHPINENEHLDAIFFSPHKFLGGPGSCGVLVYHKKLHQNTIPDHPGGGNVKWTKPSGEFAYYEDIETREDGGTPGILQVIRAALAINLKEKMSVEKIQQREDELLHLFYTSVENSSEIKILGARNQKQIGCVSFNINNMHYNLVVRLLNDRFGIQVRGGWSCASTYAHHLCEIKEESSAVIMDQIEGKNLSEKPGWVRLSLHPIMSTTELVFIINALMEIIHHKDTWSKDYRYNATTNEFDALYEIKSDPNRYKNILEVN; this is encoded by the coding sequence ATGAAAGAGCATTTAGTTACGCCAAACCACACCACTGAATTAGAAGCCTACTTTAATGCTTTTAAGAAAAATGTCATTGGCGACACGACAACATTTAATTCCTATTACGGTGTGCAGCAGATGCGCTATGCAGATTGGATTGCTAGCGGCAGGTTATATGCGCCCATTGAAAAGATTATCTGTGAAAAAGTAGGTCCTATGATGGCAAATACACATTCGTTTTCAAGCGAAAGTGGCAAAGCAACAACCTATCTTTACCAGGAGGCGAGACAGGCCATTAAAAAACACGTAAACGCCTCTCAAGACGATGTTTTAGTGACAACAGGAACAGGCATGACGGGTGCATTAAACAAGTTATTGCGAATTCTAAAAATGGCACCAGCAAAAACCTATGCCTTAGTTGAAGATAAACCTGTTGTTTTTCTGACACACATGGAACACCATTCTAACCAAGTTTGTTGGTTCGAAACTGGTGCAGATGTAGTGCTATTACCCTTATGCGAAAATGGATTGGTACAGCCTGAAATTTTAGAAACTGAAATTAAAAAGTATAAAAATCGCAAGGTATTAATTGGGTCTTTTACTGCATGTTCTAACGTTACCGGAATTATTTCTCCCTACCATACTTTAGCAAAAATTATGCACGACCACGGCGGTTATTGCTTTGTAGATTTTGCGGCTTCAGCACCCTATGTTGGTATTGATATGCACCCCATAAATGAAAACGAACATTTGGATGCTATTTTCTTTTCTCCTCATAAATTTTTGGGGGGGCCTGGAAGTTGTGGTGTGCTTGTGTATCATAAAAAATTACATCAAAATACAATTCCTGATCATCCAGGGGGAGGTAATGTAAAATGGACAAAACCAAGTGGAGAATTTGCTTATTATGAAGACATAGAAACTCGTGAAGACGGCGGAACACCCGGAATTCTTCAAGTGATTCGTGCAGCACTTGCCATCAATCTGAAAGAAAAAATGAGTGTTGAAAAAATACAACAGCGTGAAGATGAGCTATTACATTTGTTTTATACTAGTGTCGAAAATAGCTCTGAAATTAAAATATTAGGTGCCCGGAATCAAAAACAAATTGGTTGTGTTTCCTTCAATATAAACAACATGCACTACAATTTGGTTGTACGTTTGTTAAACGACCGTTTTGGAATTCAAGTACGCGGAGGTTGGTCATGCGCCAGCACCTATGCACACCATTTATGTGAAATTAAAGAAGAGAGTTCTGCTGTGATCATGGACCAAATTGAAGGTAAAAACCTCAGCGAAAAACCAGGGTGGGTACGTTTATCCTTGCACCCAATTATGAGCACTACAGAATTGGTTTTTATCATTAACGCATTAATGGAAATCATACACCATAAGGATACTTGGTCTAAAGATTATAGGTATAATGCCACAACCA